The genomic region TTCTGCCCTCAGGCCTCAAACGGGTATCAACTTCGTAGCCAGGCCCTTCTGGCAAAGGGGTAGTCAAATAATGCATAAAACGCTGGACAAGTTTGGTAGCTGGAACCATCTCTTCTTCTGAAGGAGCGATAAACACCATGTCAAGATCTGAGCGGTAGCCGAGTTCTTTTCCGCCAAGTTTTCCTAGACCCAAAATTGTCAGTAAATGAGGAGGATACTGCTTAGAGGAGGAAGCCAGATTGTATGTTTCCTTGATTATGCTTTCAGCAAGAATTGAAAGGCGTTCTGGGACCTGAGGAAAAGGAATTTTTTGTTTTAAATCCAGATAGGCTACGCGAAAAATTTCTTCATTTTTAGCCATTCGTAAAAGACCCAAGGCCTGTTCGAGTTCCATACCCGAGGGAATAACAGGAAGGATAAAAGAGATTTCAAGTTCAAATAAAGCCTCGGCGGCTCCTGGAACTTCCATCAAAAGATGGCTCAAAAAAGCACTTTTTTCAAAAATTTCCAGTAAGTCTTCTATTTTTTCAGGATCGTGTCTTAAAGCGTGGTAAAAGGAAAGTCTTCCTCCTAAGCGCTCAAAAAAACTTAATAGCTTGGCTAAGGTCTCTGTTTTCACTCCCCAAATAACAGCCTTTTCCAGAACCACTTTAAATATGTCTTTAAGTAAAGGCGCTCGGCGTGCTGCAAGAGGCCCTTTAGCTACTAAAATGTTTTTTATGTCTTTTAAAAGATGCGAAGGAAGATTTAGTTCTCCTGCTAATTCTTTAGAGGATATCTCCCCATCAAAAAACAAATCAATCTTTCCCGATAGATTGGAAGCTTTTGATTTTTCCGGCTCAAGAAGAGACAAAAAAATTCTTTCGGTCTGCTGGCGAAGGACGTTTAGTTCATCAAGAAAGATTCTATGTGCTTCTTCACCCTGATAACCAAGGCTTTTAGCTAAGCGTTTCAAAGAAGTTTCCTCTTCGGGAAGGGTATAGGTTTGTCTAAAATGAACTGTCTGGATCCGGTGTTCTACCTGTCGTAAGAAAACATAGGCTTTTTTTAAGAACAAGGCCTCATCTGAGGGTAATATTTTATATTTAGCTAAATGGTTGAGGGCCCAGAGGGTATGGCGTGTTCGAAGATATGGGTGTTTGCCGCCAAAAATCATTTGTAAAGTCTGACAAAAAAATTCTACCGATCGAATCCCTCCAGGACCAATTTTTATATTCCTCTCAGCGCCTTTTTTACGAGCTTCTTTTTCAATACGTGCCTTAAGGTCTTTTATATGTTCCAGATACGCAAAATCTAAAAACTGGGGATAAATAACTGGTCGCAAAACTTTCAAAAAGCTTTTACCAAGTTTTATGTTTCCAGCTACTGGCCTGGCTTTAACCATAGCCAGCCTCTCGAAAGGGTGGGCCTGGTAAAAATAGTAA from Thermodesulfatator indicus DSM 15286 harbors:
- a CDS encoding [glutamate--ammonia-ligase] adenylyltransferase, with protein sequence MQVNFKCLEPPDSEWASFNLERLKEAHSDFPWGRIPHENLSLLKNLLGFSPYATNILLRRKDVLELFCSYPLPKPKGSRNLFREIAQKTDSLKDWKDLAVFLRRIKQREMIKILAHDLAGREFRKTVFAITALAEASLKAILFWLTSTSYPEDFREKFFILGMGKFGARELNYSSDIDIIYFFHAPLNEKERFIALAREITRIMDTLIEGDRVFRVDLGLRPGGKDGELVYSARAGVNYYFYQAHPFERLAMVKARPVAGNIKLGKSFLKVLRPVIYPQFLDFAYLEHIKDLKARIEKEARKKGAERNIKIGPGGIRSVEFFCQTLQMIFGGKHPYLRTRHTLWALNHLAKYKILPSDEALFLKKAYVFLRQVEHRIQTVHFRQTYTLPEEETSLKRLAKSLGYQGEEAHRIFLDELNVLRQQTERIFLSLLEPEKSKASNLSGKIDLFFDGEISSKELAGELNLPSHLLKDIKNILVAKGPLAARRAPLLKDIFKVVLEKAVIWGVKTETLAKLLSFFERLGGRLSFYHALRHDPEKIEDLLEIFEKSAFLSHLLMEVPGAAEALFELEISFILPVIPSGMELEQALGLLRMAKNEEIFRVAYLDLKQKIPFPQVPERLSILAESIIKETYNLASSSKQYPPHLLTILGLGKLGGKELGYRSDLDMVFIAPSEEEMVPATKLVQRFMHYLTTPLPEGPGYEVDTRLRPEGRKGPLVATVEGFLKYHQEDSGLWEKLALLRLKPLAGDLEAGELLLKRLREVLSSFEFGASQAEEIRQMRFKMEKERTTPGRFNPKVSRGGLADIEFVTFWLILKNIREKDLWGGPIPLVLNKLAQKGIVPSKVAKKLEANYLFLRRLEQLLILLLDKSGEEKEYSFSEIKLCESYLGSGLEEKLKQICEENRKLFEEWLA